A window from Micromonospora profundi encodes these proteins:
- a CDS encoding LacI family DNA-binding transcriptional regulator translates to MATLSDVARRAGVSPATASRVINGSSKPVTDELRERVLAAVAELQYVPNAHAQLLARSHRSAVGVIVHDVSDPYFAEITRGLQRVATDRGRLLMICNSYRDPERELEYVELLRGHQVAALILAGSGYHDDTFTRQLNEKLAAYEATGGRVAVIGRHEHFGDAVMPDNRTGGYLAGRELCELGHRAIGVVAGPRILTTTTDRLAGLRQALDEQGRELPERRIRYAEFDRDGGAEATARLLDADPDLTAIVALNDSMAIGTLATLRARSLAVPQQVSVVGFDDMPIARDVTPALTTVRLPLVDMGVRTMSMVLGAQTPTPRVEVLPAELVRRGTAGPAPQHDRGTAGAA, encoded by the coding sequence TGTCCGATGTGGCACGACGCGCGGGTGTCTCGCCCGCCACCGCCTCCCGCGTGATCAACGGCAGCAGCAAGCCGGTCACCGACGAGCTGCGCGAACGGGTGCTCGCCGCCGTCGCCGAGTTGCAGTACGTGCCGAACGCCCACGCGCAACTGCTGGCCCGTTCACACCGCAGCGCGGTCGGCGTGATCGTGCACGACGTCTCCGACCCGTACTTCGCCGAGATCACCCGTGGACTGCAACGGGTCGCCACCGACCGCGGCCGGCTGCTGATGATCTGCAACAGCTACCGCGACCCGGAGCGCGAGCTGGAGTATGTGGAGCTGCTGCGCGGCCACCAGGTGGCGGCACTGATCCTGGCCGGCTCCGGCTATCACGACGACACGTTCACCCGACAGCTCAACGAGAAACTCGCCGCGTACGAGGCGACCGGCGGGCGGGTCGCGGTGATCGGTCGACACGAGCACTTCGGCGACGCGGTGATGCCCGACAACCGGACGGGCGGCTACCTCGCCGGCCGGGAGCTGTGCGAGCTGGGGCACCGGGCGATCGGCGTGGTCGCCGGTCCGCGCATCCTCACCACCACCACCGACCGGCTCGCCGGGCTCCGGCAGGCCCTTGACGAGCAGGGCCGCGAGCTTCCCGAACGACGCATCCGGTACGCCGAATTCGACCGCGACGGTGGCGCCGAGGCAACCGCCCGGCTGCTCGACGCCGACCCTGACCTGACAGCGATCGTGGCGCTCAACGACTCGATGGCGATCGGCACGCTCGCCACCCTTCGGGCCCGCTCACTGGCCGTGCCGCAGCAGGTCTCCGTGGTCGGCTTCGACGACATGCCCATCGCCCGGGACGTGACTCCGGCACTGACCACCGTGCGACTGCCGCTCGTCGACATGGGAGTCCGGACGATGTCCATGGTGCTCGGCGCGCAGACGCCGACGCCACGGGTCGAGGTGCTCCCCGCCGAACTGGTCCGTCGGGGCACCGCCGGCCCCGCTCCGCAGCACGATCGGGGCACCGCCGGCGCAGCCTGA
- a CDS encoding GNAT family N-acetyltransferase produces MTTVFTRTDGRLGEFALRTLDPDGDAALLHAWVTNPKAAFWLMQDADEAAVATEYRRIAEHPHHDAYLGLWRGTPAFLAERYDPAHVELVGLYDNQPGDVGMHFLCAPTDAPEHGFTRAVITTVLAWLFADPSTRRVVVEPDVRNTAVHALNAVVGFEVVGQIAKPEKDALLSVCTKAQFHAAVTELEGAQA; encoded by the coding sequence GTGACCACCGTCTTCACCCGCACCGACGGGCGGCTCGGCGAGTTCGCGCTGCGTACCCTCGATCCGGACGGTGACGCCGCGCTGCTGCACGCCTGGGTGACGAACCCGAAGGCCGCGTTCTGGCTGATGCAGGATGCCGACGAGGCGGCGGTGGCCACTGAGTACCGGCGCATCGCCGAGCACCCGCACCACGACGCGTACCTCGGGCTGTGGCGGGGGACGCCCGCCTTCCTTGCCGAGCGCTACGACCCGGCCCACGTCGAGCTGGTCGGGCTCTACGACAACCAGCCCGGCGACGTGGGCATGCATTTCCTCTGCGCGCCCACCGACGCCCCGGAGCACGGCTTCACCCGTGCGGTGATCACCACAGTGCTGGCGTGGCTCTTCGCCGACCCGTCGACCCGGCGGGTGGTGGTGGAGCCGGACGTACGCAACACCGCCGTGCACGCGCTGAACGCCGTCGTCGGCTTCGAGGTCGTCGGCCAGATCGCCAAGCCGGAGAAGGACGCGCTGCTCAGCGTCTGCACCAAGGCCCAGTTCCACGCCGCCGTCACCGAACTCGAAGGAGCCCAGGCGTGA
- a CDS encoding anthrone oxygenase family protein has product MGFLRTASLLAATLTTGLTAGLFTAFAYAVMPGLRRTDDRTLVLAMQRINESILNGWFAICFGGALVFTLLAAALHLDAGHRAVLPWIVAGLLSYLVVLGLTAVVNVPLNNVLARAGDVDRVADPAALRERFETPWVRANVVRAVASTGAFGLLAWALFEAGRLPA; this is encoded by the coding sequence ATGGGTTTCCTCCGTACCGCGAGCCTGCTCGCCGCCACCCTCACCACCGGTCTGACCGCCGGCCTGTTCACCGCGTTCGCCTACGCGGTGATGCCGGGTCTTCGCCGCACCGACGACCGCACGCTCGTGCTCGCCATGCAGCGGATCAACGAGTCCATCCTCAACGGGTGGTTCGCCATCTGCTTCGGTGGAGCACTGGTGTTCACGCTTCTGGCGGCGGCGCTGCACCTGGACGCCGGGCACCGGGCGGTGCTGCCGTGGATCGTCGCCGGGCTGCTGTCGTACCTGGTGGTGCTCGGCCTCACCGCAGTGGTGAACGTGCCACTCAACAACGTGCTGGCCCGGGCCGGGGACGTCGACCGGGTCGCTGATCCGGCGGCGCTCCGGGAGCGTTTCGAGACGCCCTGGGTACGCGCCAACGTGGTCCGCGCCGTCGCGTCGACCGGCGCGTTCGGGCTGCTCGCGTGGGCTCTGTTCGAGGCCGGGAGGCTGCCCGCCTGA
- a CDS encoding MarR family winged helix-turn-helix transcriptional regulator, producing MHESPARPRPLGPDEEALVRALGQMMYVLPRTIDADMVSDRQLPLTEYTALMNLSEAPERRMRMHELASVCHLSLSGMTRTVIRLETQGLVKRERCEEDARGWNAILTEAGLARLQESWPSHLAAVRRRFLRHFEGLDLAQLARAFERVGTTD from the coding sequence ATGCACGAGAGCCCTGCCCGTCCACGTCCCCTCGGCCCCGACGAGGAGGCCCTGGTCCGCGCTCTGGGCCAGATGATGTACGTGCTGCCCCGCACTATCGACGCCGACATGGTCAGCGACCGCCAACTGCCGCTGACCGAGTACACGGCGCTCATGAACCTCTCCGAGGCCCCGGAACGACGGATGCGCATGCACGAACTCGCCTCGGTCTGCCACCTTTCGCTCAGCGGCATGACCCGCACCGTGATCAGGCTGGAGACCCAGGGCCTGGTGAAGCGGGAACGGTGCGAGGAAGACGCCCGCGGCTGGAACGCCATCCTCACCGAGGCGGGCCTGGCCCGCCTCCAGGAGTCCTGGCCGAGCCATCTGGCGGCCGTACGCCGGCGGTTCCTGCGGCACTTCGAGGGCCTGGACCTGGCTCAGTTGGCCCGCGCGTTCGAGCGGGTCGGCACGACCGACTGA
- a CDS encoding lysine N(6)-hydroxylase/L-ornithine N(5)-oxygenase family protein: MSTHDFVAIGLGPYNLGLACLTAPIDDLDGVFLEARPSLAWHPGMLLESARLQTPFIADLVSLADPTSPYSFLNYLKEIGRLYPFYIRESFYPLRSEYDAYCRWAAAKLPNLRFGQAVTTVEYDPADERYVVRADTGEGESVEYRARHLVLGTGTPPHLPAAVDGLPGDAVHNSRYLEHRDALRTKRSITVVGSGQSAAEIYHDLLGDLDRYGYQLNWVTRSPRFFPLEYTKLTLEMTSPDYVDYFHALPEDTRYRLEAEQKGLFKGINADLINDIFDLLYAHSVDGPVNTRLLTNTELVTAEHHDGEYTLGLRHVEQERDFTLRTEGLVLATGYHYRVPEFLAPVRERIRWDAHGRFDVARNYSIDHTGRGIFLQNAGTHTHSITSPDLGMGPYRNSFIIRELLGREHYPIEKSITFQEFGVTTS, from the coding sequence ATGTCCACCCATGACTTCGTCGCCATCGGGCTCGGCCCGTACAACCTGGGGTTGGCCTGTCTCACCGCGCCGATCGACGATCTGGACGGCGTGTTCCTGGAGGCCCGGCCCAGTCTGGCCTGGCACCCGGGCATGCTGCTGGAGTCGGCCCGGTTGCAGACCCCGTTCATCGCCGACCTGGTCAGCCTCGCCGACCCGACGTCGCCGTACTCCTTTCTCAACTATCTGAAGGAGATCGGCCGGCTCTACCCGTTCTACATCCGGGAGAGCTTCTATCCGTTGCGCAGCGAGTACGACGCGTACTGCCGGTGGGCGGCGGCGAAGCTGCCGAACCTGCGCTTCGGTCAGGCGGTGACCACAGTGGAGTACGACCCGGCCGACGAGCGGTACGTCGTGCGGGCCGACACCGGCGAGGGGGAGAGCGTCGAGTACCGCGCCCGGCACCTGGTGCTCGGCACGGGCACCCCACCGCACCTGCCGGCCGCCGTGGACGGACTGCCCGGCGACGCGGTGCACAACTCGCGCTACCTGGAGCACCGGGACGCGCTGCGCACCAAGCGCAGCATCACTGTGGTGGGCAGCGGGCAGAGCGCCGCCGAGATCTACCACGACCTGCTCGGCGACCTCGACCGGTACGGCTACCAGCTCAACTGGGTGACCCGCTCGCCGCGGTTCTTCCCCCTCGAATACACGAAGCTGACGCTGGAGATGACCTCACCGGACTACGTGGACTACTTCCACGCGCTGCCCGAGGACACCCGCTACCGGCTGGAGGCCGAGCAGAAGGGCCTGTTCAAGGGGATCAACGCCGACCTGATCAACGACATCTTCGACCTGCTGTACGCGCACAGCGTCGACGGTCCGGTGAACACCCGCCTGCTGACGAACACCGAGCTGGTCACCGCCGAGCACCACGACGGTGAGTACACGCTGGGGTTGCGGCACGTGGAGCAGGAACGGGACTTCACGCTGCGCACCGAGGGGCTGGTGCTTGCCACCGGCTACCACTACCGGGTGCCGGAGTTCCTCGCACCGGTGCGCGAGAGGATCCGCTGGGACGCGCACGGCCGTTTCGACGTGGCCCGCAACTACAGCATCGACCACACCGGGCGGGGCATCTTCCTGCAGAACGCCGGCACCCACACGCACAGCATCACCTCACCCGACCTGGGCATGGGCCCGTACCGCAACTCCTTCATCATTCGGGAGCTGCTCGGCCGGGAGCACTACCCGATCGAGAAGAGCATCACCTTCCAGGAATTCGGGGTGACGACGTCGTGA
- a CDS encoding fasciclin domain-containing protein, translated as MKIARLAARMAVGAVATALATTAVAVPAASATGKAKPLGTTSLAQVLTKDTSGFDRNSRDFDVLTAAVLAVLEAKPNSPVKVLTDGTVTLTAFIPTDAAFQQLVREITQATKLPSESAAFSAVAGLGIDTVENVLLYHVVPGATIDRKTAVRADGTDLTTALGSTVEVDVRTYLFIFRQVRLVDADTNDRDARVVTFDVNRGNRQIAHSVDRVLRPIDLP; from the coding sequence ATGAAGATCGCACGACTCGCCGCCAGGATGGCCGTGGGCGCCGTGGCCACCGCGCTGGCCACCACGGCTGTCGCCGTGCCGGCCGCTTCGGCGACCGGCAAGGCCAAGCCGCTCGGCACGACGTCCCTCGCCCAGGTGCTCACCAAGGACACCAGCGGCTTCGACCGCAACTCGCGGGACTTCGACGTGCTGACCGCCGCCGTGCTGGCCGTGCTGGAGGCCAAGCCCAACTCGCCGGTCAAGGTGCTCACCGACGGCACCGTCACCCTGACCGCGTTCATTCCGACCGACGCCGCGTTCCAGCAGTTGGTACGCGAGATCACGCAGGCCACGAAGCTGCCGAGTGAGAGCGCCGCGTTCAGCGCCGTCGCCGGCCTGGGCATCGACACCGTGGAGAACGTACTGCTCTACCACGTGGTGCCGGGCGCCACGATCGACCGTAAGACGGCGGTCCGGGCCGACGGCACGGACCTGACCACCGCGCTCGGCTCGACCGTCGAGGTCGACGTGCGCACCTACCTGTTCATCTTCCGTCAGGTGCGGCTTGTCGACGCCGACACCAACGACCGGGACGCCCGCGTCGTCACCTTCGACGTCAACAGGGGCAACCGGCAGATCGCGCACTCCGTGGACCGGGTGCTGCGCCCGATCGACCTGCCCTGA
- a CDS encoding NADPH-dependent FMN reductase, which translates to MTRIGIILGSTRPGRNGEAVARWVLDVARQRSDAEFELIDLLDYKLPHLDEAYPPAMGQYTQPHTLRWAETIASFDGFVMVTPEYNHSTSGALKNAIDFLYAEWNNKAVGFVSYGSVGGARAVEHLRLIAGELQMADVRSQVALSLFTDFENFSVFTPNQHQMEALGVTLDQVVAWSSALAPLRQS; encoded by the coding sequence ATGACCAGGATCGGGATCATCCTCGGAAGCACCCGCCCGGGGCGTAACGGTGAAGCCGTGGCCCGCTGGGTCCTCGATGTCGCAAGGCAGCGCTCCGACGCGGAGTTCGAGCTGATCGACCTGCTCGACTACAAGCTGCCGCACCTCGACGAGGCATATCCGCCGGCGATGGGGCAGTACACCCAGCCGCACACCCTGCGCTGGGCTGAGACGATCGCGTCGTTCGACGGGTTCGTGATGGTCACCCCCGAGTACAACCACTCCACCTCGGGGGCGCTGAAGAACGCCATCGACTTCCTCTACGCCGAGTGGAACAACAAGGCCGTCGGCTTCGTCAGCTACGGCTCGGTCGGCGGCGCACGGGCCGTCGAGCACCTTCGCCTGATCGCCGGTGAGCTCCAGATGGCCGACGTACGCTCGCAGGTCGCTCTGTCGCTCTTCACCGACTTCGAGAACTTCAGCGTCTTCACGCCCAACCAGCACCAGATGGAGGCGCTCGGCGTGACCCTCGACCAGGTGGTGGCCTGGAGCAGCGCGCTCGCACCGCTGCGCCAGAGCTGA
- a CDS encoding IucA/IucC family protein: MTATAVPASPSVPAVAADPVGHLTPQRWARANRLLVRKALAEFTHERLITPQPVPGDDDRQWYEVRSDDGTVTYRFAARLLALEHWQVDADSITRRRDGTSLPPDAVDLIVELRGTLGLSTEVLPVYLEEITSTLAGSAYKLAQAGPSAAELAVADFQTIETSMTEGHPCFVANNGRLGFGVDEYHRYAPEAAAPVRLEWLAAHRDHSTFSSAADLDYDTLIEGELDPETRARFAATMAGLGLDLADYHLIPAHPWQWFNKLAVTFAGELAERRLVHLGPGPDEYLAQQSIRTFFNVTEPRRHYVKTALSVLNMGFMRGLSAAYMAATPAINDWLADLIAGDEVLAGTGLTVIRERAAVGYRHRQYEAATERTSPHRKMFAALWRESPVPGLAPGRRLTTMAALLHVDDDGGSLAASLIARSQLAPEVWLRRYLDAYLTPLLHSFYAHDLAFMPHGENVILVLDETDTVERVIFKDIAEEIAVMSADVVLPEAVERIRVEVPDDTKLLTIFTDVIDCFLRHLNAVLVEAGVLPEDDFWRTVAACASDYFDTVPHLAERVRHYDLFAPEFTLSCLNRLQLRNNKQMIDLADPSAALQFVGTLTNPLAAHARRR, translated from the coding sequence GTGACCGCCACCGCCGTTCCCGCGTCACCGTCCGTGCCGGCCGTCGCCGCCGACCCGGTCGGGCACCTCACGCCGCAGCGCTGGGCGCGGGCCAACCGGCTGCTGGTCCGCAAGGCGCTCGCCGAGTTCACCCACGAGCGGCTGATCACGCCCCAGCCCGTGCCCGGCGACGACGACCGGCAGTGGTACGAGGTCCGCAGCGACGACGGCACTGTCACGTACCGGTTCGCCGCCCGGCTGCTCGCCCTGGAGCACTGGCAGGTCGACGCCGACAGCATCACCCGGCGGCGCGACGGCACCTCGCTGCCGCCCGACGCTGTGGATCTCATCGTCGAGCTGCGCGGCACCCTCGGACTCTCCACGGAGGTGCTGCCTGTCTACCTGGAGGAGATCACCTCCACGTTGGCCGGCAGCGCGTACAAGCTGGCCCAGGCCGGGCCGAGCGCCGCCGAACTGGCCGTGGCCGACTTCCAGACAATCGAGACGTCGATGACCGAGGGGCATCCCTGCTTCGTTGCCAACAACGGGCGACTCGGCTTCGGGGTCGACGAATACCACAGGTACGCCCCGGAGGCCGCCGCGCCGGTGCGCCTGGAGTGGTTGGCCGCGCACCGGGACCACTCGACGTTCAGCAGCGCCGCCGACCTCGACTACGACACGTTGATCGAGGGGGAGCTGGACCCGGAAACCCGAGCCCGGTTCGCCGCCACAATGGCCGGTCTCGGCCTGGACCTCGCCGACTACCACCTGATCCCGGCGCACCCGTGGCAGTGGTTCAACAAGCTGGCGGTCACGTTCGCCGGTGAGCTCGCCGAGCGCCGGCTTGTGCACCTCGGTCCCGGGCCGGACGAATACCTTGCCCAGCAGTCCATCCGTACGTTCTTCAACGTCACCGAGCCGCGCCGGCACTACGTCAAGACGGCGCTGTCGGTGCTCAACATGGGCTTCATGCGTGGGCTGTCCGCCGCGTACATGGCCGCCACCCCGGCGATCAACGACTGGCTGGCCGACCTGATCGCGGGCGACGAGGTGCTTGCCGGCACCGGGTTGACGGTGATCCGGGAGCGCGCCGCGGTGGGCTACCGGCACCGGCAGTACGAGGCGGCCACCGAACGCACCTCCCCGCACCGGAAGATGTTTGCCGCCCTGTGGCGGGAGAGCCCGGTGCCGGGCCTCGCGCCGGGGCGGCGACTGACCACGATGGCCGCGCTGCTGCACGTCGACGACGACGGCGGCTCGCTGGCGGCGTCCCTGATCGCCCGGTCGCAGTTGGCGCCCGAGGTGTGGCTGCGCCGCTACCTGGACGCCTACCTGACCCCGCTGCTGCACAGCTTCTACGCCCACGACCTCGCCTTCATGCCGCACGGCGAGAACGTCATCCTGGTCCTCGACGAGACCGACACCGTCGAGCGGGTGATCTTCAAGGACATCGCCGAGGAGATCGCGGTGATGAGCGCCGACGTCGTCCTGCCGGAGGCGGTGGAGCGCATCCGCGTCGAGGTGCCCGACGACACCAAGCTGCTGACGATCTTCACCGACGTGATCGACTGCTTCCTGCGGCACCTCAACGCGGTGCTCGTCGAGGCCGGAGTCCTGCCCGAGGACGACTTCTGGCGGACGGTCGCTGCCTGCGCGTCCGACTACTTCGACACCGTGCCGCACCTGGCCGAGCGGGTACGCCACTACGACCTGTTCGCACCGGAGTTCACGCTGTCCTGCCTCAACCGGCTGCAACTGCGGAACAACAAGCAGATGATCGACCTCGCCGACCCGTCGGCCGCGCTCCAGTTCGTCGGCACCCTTACCAACCCGTTGGCCGCCCACGCCAGACGCCGCTGA
- a CDS encoding beta-L-arabinofuranosidase domain-containing protein, which translates to MSPLPISRRRVLQAAGATAVISATGGTVLSAGPAAAAVVPPARADLGVGAYPFELGQVRLTTGRWLDNQNRTLNYLRFVDVDRLLYNFRANHRLSTNGAATNGGWDAPSFPFRTHMQGHFLTAWAHGYAVLGDTTCRDKANYMVAEMAKCQANNGAAGFGAGYLSGFPESDFTALEARTLSNGNVPYYCIHKTLAGLLDVWRYTGNTQARSVLLALAGWVDARTSRLSSSQMQSMLGTEFGGMNEVLTDIYQQTGDARWLTTAQRFDHASVFNPLAANQDQLNGLHANTQVPKWVGAAREFKATGTTRYRDIASNAWNITVGAHTYVIGGNSQAEHFRAPNAIAGYLSNDTCEQCNTYNMLKLTRELWLLDPNRTDYFDFYERALINHLIGGQNPADSHGHITYFTPLRPGGRRGVGPAWGGGTWSTDYNSFWCCQGTGLEINTKLMDSIYFYNGTTLTVNLFVPSVLTWSQRGVTVTQTTTYPVSDSTTLTLSGTMSGSWSIRVRIPAWTSGATISVNGVAQSVTTTPGSYATITRTWAAGDTITVRLPMRVIMRAANDNASVAAVTYGPSVLCGNYGNTTLNALPSLAVSSIARTSTSSLAFTASANGATVNLGPFQDAHGFNYTVYWNTSGSSGGASHRLVNVGTGLVLGIQNMSTADGGLAVQWGDSGTADHNWVVVTDGDAVRFRNVNSGKVLGVENMSTADNARVLQWADNGTADHRWILVNNGDGTYKIRNVNSGKLLGILNGSTAWGAQAVQDPDNGSADNRWRLVPNA; encoded by the coding sequence ATGTCACCCCTGCCCATCAGTCGCCGCCGCGTGCTGCAAGCCGCCGGCGCCACCGCCGTCATCTCCGCCACCGGCGGGACCGTCCTGAGCGCGGGCCCCGCCGCCGCTGCCGTCGTCCCGCCGGCGCGCGCCGACCTTGGCGTCGGGGCGTACCCCTTCGAACTCGGTCAGGTGCGACTGACCACCGGCCGCTGGCTGGACAACCAGAACCGCACCCTCAACTACCTGCGCTTCGTCGACGTCGACAGGCTGCTCTACAACTTCCGGGCCAACCACCGGCTGTCCACGAACGGCGCCGCCACCAACGGAGGCTGGGACGCGCCGTCGTTTCCGTTCCGGACCCACATGCAGGGGCACTTCCTGACCGCCTGGGCCCACGGCTACGCGGTGCTCGGCGACACCACCTGCCGGGACAAGGCGAACTACATGGTGGCCGAGATGGCCAAGTGCCAGGCGAACAACGGCGCTGCCGGGTTCGGCGCGGGCTACCTCTCCGGCTTCCCGGAGTCCGACTTCACCGCACTTGAGGCGCGGACGCTGTCCAACGGCAACGTGCCCTACTACTGCATCCACAAGACCCTCGCCGGGCTTCTTGACGTGTGGCGCTACACCGGCAACACGCAGGCGCGCTCGGTGCTGCTGGCACTGGCGGGCTGGGTCGACGCACGGACGAGCCGGTTGAGCTCCAGCCAGATGCAGTCGATGCTGGGCACCGAGTTCGGCGGCATGAACGAGGTGCTCACCGACATCTACCAGCAGACCGGCGACGCGCGGTGGCTCACCACCGCCCAGCGGTTCGACCACGCCTCCGTGTTCAATCCGCTCGCCGCCAACCAGGACCAGCTCAACGGACTGCACGCCAACACGCAGGTGCCCAAGTGGGTGGGCGCCGCACGGGAGTTCAAGGCCACCGGCACCACCCGGTACCGCGACATCGCCTCCAACGCCTGGAACATCACTGTCGGCGCGCACACGTACGTCATCGGCGGCAACAGCCAGGCGGAGCACTTCCGGGCGCCGAACGCCATCGCCGGCTACCTCAGCAACGACACCTGCGAGCAGTGCAACACCTACAACATGCTCAAGCTGACCCGGGAGCTGTGGCTGCTCGACCCCAACCGGACGGACTACTTCGACTTTTACGAGCGTGCCCTGATCAACCATCTGATCGGCGGCCAGAACCCCGCCGACAGCCACGGCCACATCACGTACTTCACGCCACTGCGGCCGGGCGGGCGTCGGGGCGTGGGTCCCGCGTGGGGCGGTGGCACCTGGAGCACCGACTACAACTCGTTCTGGTGTTGCCAGGGCACCGGCCTGGAGATCAACACGAAGCTGATGGACTCCATCTACTTCTACAACGGCACGACCCTGACGGTGAACCTGTTCGTGCCGTCGGTGCTGACCTGGTCGCAGCGGGGCGTCACTGTCACCCAGACCACCACCTATCCGGTGAGCGACTCCACCACGCTCACCCTGTCCGGCACGATGAGCGGCTCGTGGAGCATCAGGGTCCGCATCCCGGCGTGGACAAGCGGCGCGACGATCAGCGTCAACGGCGTGGCGCAGTCGGTGACCACCACACCCGGCAGCTACGCCACGATCACCCGGACCTGGGCCGCCGGTGACACCATCACTGTGCGCCTGCCCATGCGGGTGATCATGCGAGCCGCCAACGACAACGCGTCCGTCGCCGCCGTCACGTACGGGCCGAGCGTCCTCTGTGGCAACTACGGCAACACCACACTGAACGCGCTGCCGTCGCTCGCCGTCTCGTCCATCGCACGGACCAGCACCAGTTCGCTCGCGTTCACCGCCTCCGCGAACGGGGCGACAGTAAACCTCGGGCCGTTCCAGGACGCCCACGGCTTCAACTACACCGTCTACTGGAACACTTCGGGCAGCAGCGGCGGTGCCAGTCACCGGCTCGTCAACGTCGGCACCGGCCTGGTCCTCGGCATCCAGAACATGTCCACCGCCGACGGTGGGCTCGCCGTGCAGTGGGGTGACAGCGGCACCGCCGACCACAACTGGGTAGTGGTGACCGACGGCGACGCCGTCCGGTTCCGCAACGTCAACAGCGGCAAGGTCCTCGGTGTGGAGAACATGTCCACCGCCGACAACGCCCGCGTCCTCCAGTGGGCCGACAACGGCACCGCCGACCACAGGTGGATCCTGGTGAACAACGGGGACGGCACCTACAAGATCCGCAACGTCAACAGCGGCAAGCTGCTGGGCATCCTGAACGGGTCGACGGCATGGGGTGCGCAGGCCGTGCAGGACCCGGACAACGGCAGCGCCGACAACCGCTGGCGGCTCGTGCCCAACGCCTGA